A genomic region of Govania unica contains the following coding sequences:
- the pyk gene encoding pyruvate kinase, which translates to MRRQRNTRIIATLGPSSNSIAMIRALHEAGADVFRLNMSHGSHDDVAHLYHAIREVESSARWPIGIMADLQGPKLRIGTFAKGSVMLADGAVFRLDLDSKAGDEIRVNLPHPEIFSVLEPGTSLLLDDGKLRLKVVRCGVDFAETEVMVGGKLSNRKGVNVPHAVLPVAALTEKDRRDLTFVLDLGVDWVALSFVQRPEDVREARDIINGRAGIIAKIEKPAALACLDEILDLSDGVMVARGDLGVELPLEEVPGIQKRIVRKARTLGKPVVVATQMLESMIEAPVPTRAEVSDVANAVFDGADAVMLSGESAAGAHPVEAVSVMSRVASRVEADPMYLAASQRDLAIPEPTTADAISAAARQVAETINAAAIVTYTTSGSTAIRVARERPKKPLLVLTPNILTARRLALVWGLHCVQTEDATSFQDMVEKACEAGLKTDILEIGERIVITAGMPFGTPGKTNVLRIARVASKHQVQ; encoded by the coding sequence ATGCGCCGTCAGCGGAATACCCGTATCATTGCCACCTTAGGTCCCTCAAGCAATTCGATCGCGATGATTCGCGCATTGCATGAGGCGGGGGCGGATGTCTTCCGGCTCAACATGAGCCATGGCTCCCATGACGACGTGGCCCATCTCTATCATGCGATTCGCGAGGTGGAAAGCAGTGCCCGCTGGCCCATCGGCATTATGGCTGATTTGCAGGGTCCGAAGCTGCGCATCGGCACCTTTGCCAAGGGTTCGGTGATGCTGGCCGATGGGGCTGTGTTCCGGCTCGATCTCGACAGCAAGGCGGGGGATGAAATCCGCGTCAATCTGCCCCACCCCGAGATTTTCAGCGTGCTTGAGCCCGGCACCAGCCTGTTGCTCGATGACGGCAAGCTCAGGCTGAAGGTCGTGCGCTGCGGCGTCGATTTCGCCGAGACCGAGGTCATGGTCGGCGGCAAGCTGTCGAATCGGAAGGGCGTCAATGTGCCCCATGCCGTGCTGCCCGTGGCGGCGCTGACTGAGAAAGACCGCCGCGACCTTACCTTCGTGCTTGATCTCGGGGTCGACTGGGTGGCGCTGTCCTTCGTGCAGCGGCCGGAGGATGTGCGGGAAGCGCGCGACATCATCAATGGCCGGGCTGGGATCATCGCCAAGATTGAAAAACCGGCGGCGCTTGCCTGCCTTGATGAAATTCTCGATCTCTCCGACGGCGTCATGGTGGCGCGCGGCGATCTTGGGGTTGAACTGCCGCTTGAAGAGGTGCCCGGAATCCAGAAGCGCATCGTGCGCAAGGCCCGCACCCTCGGCAAGCCGGTGGTGGTGGCGACACAGATGCTTGAATCCATGATCGAAGCTCCGGTGCCGACCCGGGCCGAGGTGTCGGACGTGGCGAACGCCGTGTTCGACGGGGCGGATGCCGTCATGCTGTCGGGCGAATCGGCGGCTGGAGCCCATCCGGTGGAGGCGGTTTCGGTCATGAGCCGGGTCGCAAGCCGGGTCGAGGCGGACCCCATGTATCTCGCCGCCTCGCAACGCGATCTCGCCATCCCCGAGCCGACCACCGCCGACGCCATCAGCGCCGCCGCCCGTCAGGTCGCGGAAACCATCAATGCGGCGGCCATCGTCACCTACACGACGTCAGGCTCCACGGCGATCCGGGTAGCCCGCGAGCGGCCGAAAAAGCCGCTTCTGGTGCTCACGCCCAATATCCTGACCGCGCGCCGCCTCGCCCTAGTCTGGGGCCTCCATTGCGTCCAGACGGAAGACGCCACCTCGTTTCAGGACATGGTTGAAAAAGCCTGCGAGGCCGGGCTCAAGACCGATATTCTGGAGATCGGCGAACGCATCGTCATCACGGCGGGCATGCCCTTTGGCACCCCAGGCAAAACCAACGTCCTGCGCATCGCCCGGGTAGCCAGCAAGCATCAGGTGCAATAA
- a CDS encoding HAD family hydrolase, translated as MTSPLTYDAVIFDLGGVLVDWDPRHVYRDLFEGNDWALEAFLSEVCSPDWHTKLDGGMSFAEGMAVLTAEHPHCAALIDAYDWGWPQMFRGEIEGAVDVLESLAAQGMPLYALSNFPAEKFDAFVASFPFMRHFRDVIVSGREGLTKPDLRIFELAVNRFGVTPQRTLYIDDRAENVAAAVAIGFRGHHFTGPEGLAKLF; from the coding sequence ATGACAAGCCCCCTCACCTATGACGCCGTCATCTTTGATCTTGGTGGCGTGCTGGTCGATTGGGACCCGCGCCATGTCTATCGCGATCTCTTTGAAGGCAACGACTGGGCCCTGGAGGCCTTTCTCAGCGAGGTTTGCAGCCCCGACTGGCACACCAAACTTGACGGCGGCATGAGCTTTGCCGAGGGCATGGCGGTGCTCACCGCCGAACACCCTCATTGCGCGGCTCTGATCGACGCCTACGACTGGGGCTGGCCGCAAATGTTCCGGGGCGAGATCGAGGGCGCGGTTGACGTCCTTGAAAGCCTGGCCGCACAAGGCATGCCGCTTTATGCGCTGAGCAATTTCCCGGCCGAGAAGTTTGACGCTTTCGTCGCAAGCTTCCCCTTCATGCGCCATTTCCGCGACGTCATCGTCTCCGGCCGCGAGGGCCTGACCAAGCCGGACCTCCGCATCTTCGAACTGGCGGTGAACCGATTCGGCGTCACCCCTCAGCGCACGCTTTATATTGACGACCGGGCTGAGAATGTGGCCGCCGCCGTTGCCATCGGCTTTCGCGGCCATCACTTCACCGGGCCCGAGGGGCTCGCCAAGCTTTTTTGA
- the ykgO gene encoding type B 50S ribosomal protein L36 has translation MKIVNSLKTLKTRHRDCRVIRRKGRTYIINKTNRRFKARQG, from the coding sequence ATGAAAATCGTGAATTCACTGAAGACCCTGAAGACCCGGCATCGTGATTGCCGCGTGATCCGTCGCAAGGGCCGCACCTACATCATCAACAAGACCAACCGCCGCTTTAAAGCCCGTCAAGGCTAA
- a CDS encoding glutathione S-transferase family protein, protein MTKADRIIFYHSPHTRSGGVRVLFEELGLPYDLEPINMKAGEQRQPAYLAINPMGKVPAIRHGDALVTEQVAIMLYLADLFSEAGLAPAFDDPLRGPYLRWFAFYAGCFEPALIDRAMKREDAPKSMSPYGDFDTVLNTLTGQLAKGPFFLGERYTALDVLWGTALTWTTGFKLIPELPEIMSYLSRVSARPAFARAMAADSLLAAEHEAAAEKATA, encoded by the coding sequence ATGACCAAGGCCGACAGAATCATCTTTTATCATTCGCCCCATACCCGGTCAGGCGGTGTCCGTGTCCTGTTTGAGGAACTCGGCCTGCCCTATGACCTTGAGCCCATCAATATGAAGGCCGGGGAGCAACGGCAGCCCGCCTATCTCGCCATCAACCCCATGGGCAAGGTGCCCGCCATACGTCATGGCGATGCACTGGTGACCGAACAGGTAGCCATCATGCTCTATCTCGCAGACCTGTTCTCTGAGGCGGGGCTGGCTCCGGCGTTCGACGATCCACTGCGCGGGCCCTATTTGCGCTGGTTCGCCTTTTACGCCGGCTGTTTCGAGCCCGCGCTCATCGACCGCGCCATGAAACGGGAAGATGCGCCAAAATCCATGAGCCCCTATGGCGATTTCGACACTGTGTTGAATACCTTAACCGGGCAGCTGGCCAAGGGACCTTTCTTCCTTGGCGAGCGTTATACGGCGCTTGATGTGTTGTGGGGGACGGCGCTCACCTGGACCACCGGCTTCAAGCTCATCCCCGAGCTGCCCGAGATCATGAGTTACCTCAGCCGGGTCAGCGCGCGCCCCGCATTCGCCCGCGCCATGGCCGCTGACAGCCTGCTCGCTGCCGAGCATGAAGCCGCCGCTGAGAAAGCAACAGCCTGA
- a CDS encoding ATP-binding protein yields the protein MNEPWTPPAHLTAPEQGLIGTVIQVTGSGVVAVCDPELMNRPLIDAEAAFMPSGQIGSIVKIGVQHGYIFATVREVRASENYEATTAGSIFDSHRVYVDLDFMGHQVFTEDGSRLSSFRRGVADFPIPGQKVLMVTKPEMEEIFSAEGADLLKIGTVYPHYKTSAILLTDHLLGKHFAVLGSTGTGKSCAVSLLLHRLVEQLPNGHVLVLDPHGEYGRAFAGISETFTTENLELPYWLMTFDEHVEVFVGRRNSDRDLEIDILKRCLLQARTKDTRNRSLARVTVDTPVPYKISDLVQSIDNEMGRLDKPEKVIPYLRLKTKIEELRKDQRYGFMFSGLLLNDNLAEILSRLLRFPGNDRPISIIDLSGVPSDIVDVVVGVLCRVVFDFALWSRGRNARPILLVCEEAHRYVSAKDGIGNSAARLGIERIAKEGRKYGVSLGLISQRPAELSESALSQCGTIIAMRMNNERDQAFVEHVLPEGAKGFLAALPSLQNREVLIVGEGVKAPVRALLDELPEDQRPSSESPRFSDHWQQAAAGTAHVADVVTAWRMRSG from the coding sequence TTGAACGAACCCTGGACCCCGCCAGCCCATCTTACGGCTCCGGAACAAGGCTTGATCGGCACCGTTATTCAGGTGACCGGCAGTGGCGTCGTGGCGGTCTGCGATCCCGAGCTCATGAACCGGCCGCTGATTGACGCCGAGGCGGCGTTCATGCCTTCGGGCCAGATCGGGTCGATCGTCAAGATCGGGGTGCAGCATGGCTATATCTTTGCGACGGTGCGCGAGGTGCGGGCAAGCGAAAATTACGAGGCGACCACCGCGGGCAGCATCTTCGACAGCCACAGGGTCTATGTGGATCTTGATTTCATGGGCCATCAGGTGTTTACGGAAGACGGCAGTCGCTTGTCGAGCTTTCGTCGCGGCGTCGCCGATTTTCCCATTCCGGGCCAGAAGGTGCTGATGGTCACCAAGCCGGAGATGGAGGAGATCTTTTCCGCCGAGGGTGCGGATCTGCTCAAGATCGGCACGGTCTACCCACATTACAAAACCTCGGCCATTCTGTTGACCGACCATTTGCTCGGCAAGCATTTCGCCGTGCTTGGCAGCACCGGCACCGGCAAGTCCTGCGCGGTGTCCCTGTTGCTGCATCGTCTGGTCGAACAGCTACCGAACGGTCACGTGCTGGTGCTTGACCCCCATGGCGAATATGGCCGCGCCTTTGCCGGAATTTCAGAAACCTTCACCACTGAAAATCTGGAGCTGCCCTATTGGCTCATGACGTTTGACGAACATGTGGAAGTGTTCGTCGGCCGCCGCAACAGCGATCGCGATCTCGAGATTGATATTCTGAAACGCTGCCTGTTGCAGGCGCGCACCAAGGACACGCGCAACCGGTCGCTGGCCCGGGTCACGGTGGATACGCCGGTGCCCTACAAGATTTCCGATCTCGTGCAGAGTATCGACAATGAGATGGGCCGTCTCGACAAGCCGGAGAAGGTCATTCCCTATCTCAGGCTCAAAACCAAGATCGAGGAATTGCGCAAGGATCAGCGCTACGGGTTCATGTTCTCGGGCCTGTTGCTGAACGATAATCTGGCGGAGATTCTGTCGCGTCTGCTACGTTTTCCGGGCAATGATCGGCCGATTTCCATCATCGATCTGTCGGGCGTGCCAAGCGATATCGTCGATGTGGTGGTCGGCGTGCTCTGTCGCGTGGTGTTCGATTTCGCGCTCTGGAGTCGGGGCCGCAATGCCCGCCCGATTTTGCTCGTATGCGAGGAAGCGCATCGCTATGTGTCGGCGAAAGACGGCATCGGCAACAGCGCCGCAAGGCTCGGGATCGAACGCATCGCCAAGGAAGGCCGCAAATACGGGGTGTCGCTCGGGCTCATTTCGCAGCGCCCGGCTGAACTGTCCGAATCGGCCCTGTCGCAATGCGGCACCATCATCGCCATGCGCATGAACAATGAACGCGATCAGGCGTTTGTTGAACATGTTCTGCCCGAAGGGGCCAAGGGATTTCTCGCGGCGTTGCCATCACTGCAGAACCGGGAAGTGTTGATCGTCGGCGAAGGCGTCAAGGCGCCGGTGCGGGCGCTTCTGGATGAATTGCCGGAAGATCAGCGGCCATCGAGCGAAAGCCCGCGGTTCAGCGATCATTGGCAGCAGGCTGCGGCGGGAACGGCACATGTGGCCGATGTCGTGACGGCCTGGCGTATGCGATCCGGTTGA